In a genomic window of Telopea speciosissima isolate NSW1024214 ecotype Mountain lineage chromosome 5, Tspe_v1, whole genome shotgun sequence:
- the LOC122660947 gene encoding uncharacterized protein LOC122660947, whose protein sequence is MDFACSDISVWKDALSCYQSRLESLNKPGLPELDDFYRNQLPLLLRERNPKPYIAKPELSKLMQWKLTRGKWRPRLLDFVSSLDETLVKSASQKAFESLPDISKAISELTVLKGVGPATASAVLAAYAPDAAPFMSDEAMLAALGNSKDYTLKQYVLLTEKLQAKAKELSLEGDTFTASDVERSLWSSAIGAKLLASPSDSDAKVNSKRNFKRKRKP, encoded by the exons ATGGATTTTGCGTGCTCTGATATAAGCGTATGGAAGGACGCGCTGTCGTGTTACCAGAGCCGCTTGGAATCACTCAACAAACCAGGTCTCCCTGAACTAGACGATTTCTATCGGAACCAGCTTCCCTTGCTGTTACGCGAAAGAAACCCTAAGCCTTACATCGCCAAACCAGAACTGTCCAAGCTCATGCAATGGAAGCTTACCAGAGGGAAATGGAG GCCGCGACTTTTGGATTTCGTTTCATCTTTGGACGAAACCCTAGTGAAATCTGCTTCTCAAAAGGCCTTTGAATCTCTTCCTGATATTTCGAAAGCTATTTCCGAGCTCACTGTTCTGAAAGGAGTGGGCCCAGCTACTGCCTCTGCCGTTCTGGCTGCTTACGCACCCGATGCAGCGCCCTTCATGTCCGATGAG GCTATGCTGGCGGCTCTGGGTAACTCGAAGGATTATACGTTGAAACAGTATGTCTTGCTTACTGAGAAATTACAAGCCAAAGCAAAG GAACTGAGTTTGGAAGGGGACACCTTCACTGCATCTGATGTTGAAAGATCTCTCTGGAGCTCTGCTATTGGTGCCAAGTTGCTAGCGTCACCTTCAGACTCAGATGCAAAGGTTAattcaaaaagaaatttcaagagaaagagaaagccaTGA
- the LOC122662800 gene encoding uncharacterized protein LOC122662800 encodes MEKHRSAQLNKDDDEEFYEKIEAPKYVDFTVPHPPLPDDRSWFCLRVGCDQKHEEDMDPDALYRSFVLRVMAARSPNIKLQKALSRIAPHANIKCPQSAPAKSSENRISRFTAITLASQKMADTTSKTHPISRLNSASNAKAKQSSVAAKAMTTPRNKKCLPGPDPLRIAQNPKTAVSLTKNRVVSKALIFHTPKKNERVKTSLHSHNPVTELCEQVKKLEITSQQKQGRSRIVSSRYNASNKVPTSKAHLRPRKLQSQAEVSLISQDSKDGQVAESSRCLKSKTKANLPKCNQSLTHEGIDDDSSDMEIDGKSRDGSLEVSSVSGSSGNNENDKALIIVKASENLVATSTRDENNPIGENPVASSSNVTALLSNSEDRGSNYEGRKDLEVGVPKRQTPNVAGVENYAVGSDDKENALLPDDNREININNSHSKTKILSKREAHEKSKKVIRELGKRVTCAATGAQKYKKTKLTNPKPFRLRTDERGILKEANLDRRLHFLAPSKENATTVQRLSTGRLQRRHLMETQKTEKSHEATNQTESGKRVKKQQLKNAHLKTSKCATETKVMSTIRKSQKWEEGKERAGQKAESSSKKAKSPFLRQQLVKPPRMASASSKATVPLASTSQLSTIKETSSAISQRREVVEPTGNGNTNTISKATAIRSCSRGKRPATIPKEPNFQIVHIPRSCTKKLSHPIPS; translated from the exons ATGGAAAAGCATCGATCAGCACAGTTGAACAAGGATGATGACGAGGAGTTCTATGAGAAGATTGAAGCGCCGAAGTATGTTGATTTTACCGTTCCCCATCCACCTCTTCCAGACGATCGTTCCTGGTTTTGTTTGCGTGTCG GATGCGAtcagaagcatgaagaagacatGGATCCTGATGCTCTTTATAGAAGTTTCGTTCTTCGG GTTATGGCAGCAAGGAGCCCCAACATAAAACTTCAGAAGGCATTGAGTAGAATAGCTCCACA TGCAAATATTAAATGCCCCCAATCAGCACCAGCAAAATCTTCAGAGAATAGAATATCAAGATTCACTGCAATCACATTGGCTTCTCAAAAGATGGCTGATACAACGTCAAAAACCCATCCAATATCTAGGCTTAACTCAGCTTCAAATGCAAAGGCTAAGCAATCTTCTGTTGCTGCAAAGGCTATGACGACTCCTAGGAATAAAAAGTGCCTCCCAGGTCCAGATCCTTTGCGTATTGCTCAGAACCCCAAAACAGCTGTTTCATTGACAAAGAATAGAGTGGTCTCGAAGGCCCTGATATTCCACACaccaaagaaaaatgaaagggtGAAAACTTCGTTACATTCGCATAATCCAGTCACAGAATTATGTGAACAGGTGAAGAAGCTTGAGATAACCAGTCAACAAAAGCAGGGACGTTCACGTATTGTATCATCGAGGTACAATGCTAGTAACAAGGTTCCTACTTCCAAAGCACATTTGAGGCCCAGAAAGCTCCAAAGTCAAGCTGAGGTTTCATTAATTTCTCAAGATTCCAAGGATGGCCAGGTTGCAGAATCTTCAAGATGTCTGAAGAGCAAAACCAAAGCCAATTTACCTAAATGTAATCAATCTTTGACCCATGAAGGGATTGATGACGACTCCAGTGATATGGAAATTGATGGAAAATCAAGGGATGGCTCCTTAGAAGTATCTTCTGTATCAGGTAGTTCCGGAAATAATGAAAATGACAAGGCCCTAATAATTGTAAAGGCCTCAGAAAATTTAGTTGCAACTTCTACTCGAGATGAAAATAATCCAATTGGGGAGAATCCAGTAGCAAGTTCAAGCAATGTCACAGCCTTACTTTCAAATTCAGAGGACAGAGGATCGAATTATGAGGGGCGGAAAGATTTAGAAGTTGGTGTTCCCAAACGTCAAACTCCCAATGTAGCAGGAGTTGAGAATTATGCCGTGGGAAGTGATGATAAAGAAAATGCTTTGTTGCCTGATGATAACAG agaaatcaacatcaataatAGCCACTCTAAAACAAAGATCCTGAGCAAGCGTGAAGCTCATGAAAAGTCTAAGAAG GTCATTCGAGAGCTTGGTAAAAGGGTTACTTGTGCTGCTACTGGTGCCCAAAAGTACAAGAAAACAAAGCTAACAAACCCTAAACCTTTCCGGCTACGGACTGAT GAAAGGGGCATTCTTAAGGAGGCAAACCTGGATAGAAGGTTGCATTTTCTTGCTCCTTCCAAAGAAAATGCAACAACAGTCCAAAGGTTATCTACTGGAAGGTTGCAGAGAAGACATCTGATGGAGACTCAA AAAACTGAGAAGTCCCATGAAGCCACCAACCAAACTGAATCAGGAAAAAGAGTTAAAAAG CAACAACTGAAAAATGCACATCTTAAAACATCAAAATGTGCAACAGAGACAAAAGTGATGTCAACCATTCGAAAAAGCCAGAAG TGGGAAGAAGGTAAGGAGAGAGCAGGCCAAAAAGCAGAGAGCAGCTCAAAAAAGGCTAAATCACCTTTCTTGCGGCAACAACTTGTCAAGCCTCCAAG GATGGCTTCAGCAAGCAGCAAGGCAACAGTTCCACTAGCATCAACTAGCCAGTTGAGCACAATAAAAGAAACTTCATCAGCAATTTCACAGCGCAGGGAAGTAGTAGAGCCAACTGGCAATGGCAACACAAACACCATCAGTAAAGCAACAGCCATAAGGTCATGTTCAAGAGGTAAAAGACCTGCAACAATTCCAAAGGAACCAAACTTTCAGATTGTCCATATACCAAGGAGTTGCACAAAGAAGCTGTCCCATCCAATTCCGTCATGA